From Gigantopelta aegis isolate Gae_Host chromosome 11, Gae_host_genome, whole genome shotgun sequence, the proteins below share one genomic window:
- the LOC121385197 gene encoding cytochrome c oxidase assembly factor 3, mitochondrial-like encodes MSFPQFNDQAGAMLQCGSYKRRKIQQNTRKMAEANRMEKVDMTKEFNKLGESDKHYIRKLETMNLDRAKELRGLRNRNRYTAVFLGVAVLSIYGYSMYAVRQEKFLEDFDTVPEQSHS; translated from the exons ATGAGTTTTCCGCAGTTCAATGATCAG GCAGGTGCCATGTTACAGTGTGGTTCCTACAAAAGAaggaaaatacaacaaaatacgAGAAAGATGGCCGAAGCAAATCGGATGGAGAAGGTTGATATGACGAAAGAGTTCAACAAACTCGGCGAGTCGGACAAACATTACATTCGGAAGTTAGAAACCATGAACCTGGATAGAGCTAAGGAACTGCGTGGACTTAGAAACAGGAATCGTTACACGGCGGTTTTCCTTGGCGTCGCCGTGTTGTCAATTT ATGGTTATTCCATGTACGCCGTGAGACAAGAGAAGTTTCTGGAAGATTTCGACACGGTCCCTGAACAGTCACATTCTTGA
- the LOC121385196 gene encoding uncharacterized protein LOC121385196: MGNIGGSRLKDKDRDKTCFQFYDRLLLATPGQLMYSCSYTKWVRSKRSVCGFTDKVDYTSTRETYRRTGILVKPDTLEGRFFSVTMKSHSEMVISEKLSSWVELFKIPKVPVPDVDDPHWLQQVHHNRTRKECNVVGYRGGIAVVQVNCDRHYSIAKFYILDLTNCACLGHFLIMYHTRRWYECYISPNKLRICLRPDHLTRIMVLPDNYIIQNLHIYPSENFNISVEIVPPMLRTYAITFNQKLGDDFAIVASNTDIEVRNVSDWLVVRQVSNLNLSANIQQVRSSPLGDFLAVRCIHPIHSREFSTNCIAVLSFPKLEIVMKVDVRGCYWPVSEVVNLQVFPRFAPSETCIAVMKNSSYKRKVFVYKLPSVMQSLQSFCRRTLLQLVKMDEFVKLPLPNKLQDYLQFREKIAHRCEVRNTHDMVTRL; encoded by the coding sequence ATGGGGAATATTGGGGGCAGTCGCTTGAAGGACAAGGACAGGGACAAAACATGTTTCCAGTTTTACGACCGTCTCCTTCTCGCGACCCCCGGACAGCTCATGTACTCGTGTTCCTACACCAAGTGGGTCCGGAGCAAACGCAGCGTCTGCGGCTTCACCGATAAAGTGGACTACACGTCGACGCGAGAAACATACCGTCGCACTGGGATCCTCGTCAAGCCCGACACGCTGGAAGGTCGCTTCTTCTCGGTAACGATGAAGTCCCATTCAGAGATGGTCATCTCGGAGAAACTGTCTTCCTGGGTCGAATTGTTTAAGATACCGAAAGTCCCTGTACCCGACGTTGATGATCCACATTGGCTTCAGCAGGTTCACCACAACCGGACGAGAAAGGAATGCAATGTTGTTGGATACCGTGGCGGAATCGCTGTGGTTCAGGTTAACTGTGACAGGCATTACTCGATCGCCAAGTTTTACATCCTCGATCTGACGAACTGTGCATGTCTGGGACATTTTCTAATCATGTACCACACGAGGAGGTGGTACGAATGCTACATCTCGCCAAACAAGCTGAGGATCTGCCTGAGACCGGATCATCTGACGAGAATCATGGTCCTTCCCGACAACTACATAATACAGAATCTGCACATTTATCCATCGGAAAATTTCAACATCTCTGTCGAAATCGTCCCACCCATGTTACGGACGTATGCCATTACTTTTAACCAAAAACTTGGAGACGATTTTGCAATAGTTGCTTCCAATACGGACATCGAGGTCAGAAACGTCAGTGATTGGTTGGTTGTTCGACAGGTTTCCAATCTGAACCTGTCGGCGAATATTCAACAAGTTCGTTCCAGTCCCTTAGGTGATTTTCTGGCTGTCCGATGCATACACCCGATTCACAGTCGGGAATTTTCCACAAACTGCATCGCAGTGTTAAGCTTCCCAAAGTTGGAGATTGTGATGAAAGTGGATGTCCGTGGGTGTTACTGGCCAGTGTCGGAGGTCGTGAACCTTCAGGTGTTTCCCCGATTTGCTCCGAGCGAGACCTGTATTGCAGTGATGAAAAACTCAAGCTACAAACGGAAAGTCTTCGTGTACAAGCTTCCCAGCGTCATGCAGAGTTTGCAGTCTTTCTGTCGACGAACACTTCTCCAGCTGGTCAAGATGGACGAATTCGTGAAACTGCCACTACCGAATAAGCTGCAGGACTACTTGCAGTTTCGGGAAAAAATTGCACATAGGTGTGAAGTCCGTAACACACACGACATGGTAACCAGGTTGTAA